The Symmachiella macrocystis genome includes the window TTCAATCACGTCCGCCACCGCGGGAGAGAGTTCCGTCGCAACCTCAGCAGAGCCGCGGTAGTTGTTGGCCCGTTTGTTCTGCATCAACGAAAGTCGCCCCGCACAAGCAAAGGGGGAGACGCCGCTCACCATGGTGTACAACAGAGCCCCCAACGCATAGACGTCGGAACGGACGTCCGCTTTGTTTGACCGGCGTAATTGCTCCGGCGCAAGGTACCGAGCGATTTTCGTATCGGCCGTCGACGGCGATGATTGGTCATCAAATTCCGGAGACGAAGAAAAACCAAAGCTAATCAACTTGGCCTTGCCTTCGGAGGTGATCAGCACATTCTCCGGATGAATATTGCGGTGCACCAGTCCGGCGGCATGGCAAGCGGTCAGCGCGTCGGCGAGGTGCAACACCATCTTCACTGCCCTTTTTTCGCTGATCTTTTTCTTCTTCTTGATAAATCGCGACAGCGGTTGGCCGCTGACGTATTCCATCGCGACCAGGTCGCATTCGCCGGAATTCATGACGTCCAACACCTCGGCCAAATGCGGATGCTTGATCTGCGTGGCGAATTTCGCTTCGCGATGCAGCTGTTCGGTCCAGTCCGGTGACTTCTCGTCACGACCGGTGATCACCTTCAGCGCCACCCGGCGGCCTTCCGGATCATGTGCCCGATAGACGGTATGCCCTAAGCCGCGTGATTTCACGCTGCGAAGTCGATAGCCGCCCATGTCACCCAATAATGACGCCCAACGTCCTCGCGACGCTGACCGCCGTTCCGGTTGATTATCCAATGAAGCCGCTTCGTGTGGGAACGTTGCGGCCTGTGTTTTGATTGTTTGCATCGAAAGGTCTCTCCTAAGGTGGTTTGCGTTACCCCCTGGATCGGAGTTTCTCTAAAAAAGCGGACATCTCACCACAGATTTTCTTTTGCAGCCGCCCTGTTAAGTCTGTTGGCTACACGACTTACCTTCAACGAGAAATACCTAGACCGCAGAGACCGAAGCGAATTGTGTGATTGTTTGTCCGGTTTTTGTGAGCAATTGTGATTCCCTATTGAAGGGCTCCACCAAACGAGATAACTGCGGTGGAAAATCGATCGCCCGAAAATCAAAGCACGGCTAATAAGGGTTCAACATGCGAGATAACAGCAAATCGTCGCGCTCGGCGCGGAAACTCGACGCCTCATTCGCGGCGGATGACTCGATCTCACGACACCCAAATGGTGATAGTGGAGTGTTGGGAGACAGCACGCACTCTTCGGTAGCCGAATTACTACGACCCGAAACCCGCGAGTCCTACCACATCCGCAAGCAGGGCGAGTCGTCGCTCCATGGCCAATTCCAACAATATCCAGCCGGCGCTGGCCAGAACGACATTCCCGCCTCGTCTTCGTCGGTCCTGTCGGCTTCATCCGCACCGAGCGCTGCGCCTGAAATCCGCCCCATTGATCATGCCAATCAAATGATCGAACAACTAACGCGTTCGATGAAGCAAACCCAACAGCCGCCGGTTGCCAAAGCACCGGTCGCCGCGGCTCAACCGACGCTACCACCGGCTGACGGCGCGCCGCTTCCCAGCCACGCGGATTACGAAATCCTCCGCGAACTCAGCCGCAGCGAATCCGCTGTGGTCTATGAGGCTTACGACCGATCGTTGCGCCGCTATGTTGCGATCAAACAACTCAACGAACAACTCCGCGCCGACCCGCGTCAAAGCGAACTGTTCTGGCACGAAGCTCGTTTTCTGGCAAGTTTGGTCCACGAAAACGTTTGCCGCGTTTATTCCGTCGATGAACAGCAAGCCTGGATCGTCATGGAGATGATGAACGGCAGCCTCGACCAACGACTGGCCGAAGGTCCATTGCCCAGCGACTTAGTCAGAAGCATTCTGCGGCAAGCATTGCAGGGCCTGAAATATCTGCACGAACAAGGAAAACTCCACGGCGAAATCAAACCGTCGAAATTGCTGCTTGACGACGGCTGTATCAAACTCAGCGCCTCCGCGGGATTTTCCATCGGCGGTGAATTTCGCCGCCCCAGCGGGACACAAAAATACGTCGCCCCCGAATTGCTGCGCCCGGAAGTCTTCGGCGACGTCGGCCCGGGTGTCGATCTGTATTGCCTGGGTCTCACCGCTTTGGAATTGTTAATGGGCGATAACTTTTCCACAGCCTTCAAAGGTGTCCAAGATGTCAGTGACGATCTGGCCTGGATGCGCTGGCACTGTTCGTCCAGTGAAATACTGCCGGAGCTAGAACAACTCATCCCCAAATTGCCGCAAGACTTGGCGAAGACCTTGTCGCGCATGCTTGAGAAACCTGTCTCCGCCCGGTACGACTCTGCAGAGGCGGCACTGAAGGATCTGGAGGAAAAACCAATCATTCTGGTCGACGTTCCACAAGCGGCTGATACGAACACGCGTCGCGAACACAATCCGGCTACGGTGCAAATCGGTGCGCGGCCCAATCTCAGCGCCACTCCCTGGCCGCACCAGGACCAGGCGTCCAAGAACAAAACCTGGTCCGCCCGTTTCGCGCAACTGGCCGATCCGGAGTTCCTCAACAAACAAAGCAAAAACCCCAAAGTCCTTTACCCAGTGCTGGTTGTCATCGTTCTGCTGATGTTCCCACTGTTAATGTCGAGCAACTCTGGCAACAAACGGTCGAACAATACTGTCGCGGTAGCCCTCAAATCGACACCCGCCGGCGCCCAAGTTCTGTTGGACGGGAAACCGCTGGGCATTGCCGCGCCTGGTAAAATTGAACTCAAACCGGGCACCTACAAGATTCGCGCCGAGATGGCCGGATTCGCCCCCACGGAAAAAACCATCAACGTCGAATCAAGCGGCGAAGACCTCCGCTTGCATTTCGAGCTAGCAGCACTTCCCAAGAAAACGCCGGTCAAACCATCGGCTCCCAAGAAACCTAAAATCGATTTACCACAAAAGGATGAATCCAAGGTTCTGGCCAAGGCCGAAGCGCAACCACCGGTTGAAACGCAACATCCCACCCCGCCCGAACCGCAGCCCGAGACGCGTACGTTCCAACGCGAGGTTGCCGCCGACTTTGCCACCTACGCGCCGCAACTCATCGGTGACGGAAACGACCGCGATGTCTACCTGTTGCACGTGCATGGCATTCTCAACGATGCGTGGGAAACCCAAAACTTCCGCGAAGCATGTGAGATTGCTGACGGGCATTTCCGTGCTGCTAGAAACATCAACCGGCATGCACCTTGGGCGTACTATGCCCATGGCCTGCTGTTGTCGAAAAACAATCGGAGCCGCGAGGCACTCGCCCAATTTGAAATCTCAGCTGAGAAATCATTGAAGCATCGGATTCCCCTATTCGCGCCTTTGCGTGAGGTGATCCGCCATCGTGCATTGAATGACGAATTTGCTCCGGCCGTGCGTGATTCACTCCACTTGGCGCAAGCCGTGATCAGCTTCGCTGATGCGGATGAATTGGGAGACCAAGCAGCAGCCACCATCGAAACCAACGTCGACTTCGTCGGCCGCATCATGGGCTTTATCAAAGGCCCAGCCGAAAACAAAGCCCGTACGACCGTCGACTTAGCGGCCTGGGAAGGCGAATTGCAAGCCGCT containing:
- a CDS encoding serine/threonine-protein kinase, which encodes MRDNSKSSRSARKLDASFAADDSISRHPNGDSGVLGDSTHSSVAELLRPETRESYHIRKQGESSLHGQFQQYPAGAGQNDIPASSSSVLSASSAPSAAPEIRPIDHANQMIEQLTRSMKQTQQPPVAKAPVAAAQPTLPPADGAPLPSHADYEILRELSRSESAVVYEAYDRSLRRYVAIKQLNEQLRADPRQSELFWHEARFLASLVHENVCRVYSVDEQQAWIVMEMMNGSLDQRLAEGPLPSDLVRSILRQALQGLKYLHEQGKLHGEIKPSKLLLDDGCIKLSASAGFSIGGEFRRPSGTQKYVAPELLRPEVFGDVGPGVDLYCLGLTALELLMGDNFSTAFKGVQDVSDDLAWMRWHCSSSEILPELEQLIPKLPQDLAKTLSRMLEKPVSARYDSAEAALKDLEEKPIILVDVPQAADTNTRREHNPATVQIGARPNLSATPWPHQDQASKNKTWSARFAQLADPEFLNKQSKNPKVLYPVLVVIVLLMFPLLMSSNSGNKRSNNTVAVALKSTPAGAQVLLDGKPLGIAAPGKIELKPGTYKIRAEMAGFAPTEKTINVESSGEDLRLHFELAALPKKTPVKPSAPKKPKIDLPQKDESKVLAKAEAQPPVETQHPTPPEPQPETRTFQREVAADFATYAPQLIGDGNDRDVYLLHVHGILNDAWETQNFREACEIADGHFRAARNINRHAPWAYYAHGLLLSKNNRSREALAQFEISAEKSLKHRIPLFAPLREVIRHRALNDEFAPAVRDSLHLAQAVISFADADELGDQAAATIETNVDFVGRIMGFIKGPAENKARTTVDLAAWEGELQAALPSHTWITYTEARDGVLKKYTEQLALKEQKERAFNERVQEERSSGETRAVQFSGKVHGERSRERSHSRTSTSLMPIPIGQEQSPTTTGQTSLQQNGVGSEQSTTLQQTNREEPSIWTNVLTKSKRMVDWNRQYESTKHLDQEQPQIREPYVLRTYLPEDFELRRLVFMSDLS